The sequence below is a genomic window from Pygocentrus nattereri isolate fPygNat1 chromosome 16, fPygNat1.pri, whole genome shotgun sequence.
ccccgctctgtcattttacgtggccgaccacttcgtggctgagttgctgtcgttcccaactgcttccactttgttataatcccactgacagttgactgtggaatatttagtagtgaggaaatttcacgactggacttgctgcacaggtggcgtccgatcacggtaccacgctggaattcactgagctcctgagagcgacccattctttcactaatgtctgtagaagcagtctgcaggcctaggggctcggctttacacacctgtggccatggaagtgattggaacacctgaattcaatgatttggatgggtgagtgaaaacttagtgaaatatagtgtatatccaATTTAGctaacagcagtttagcactgtCCATTTACactgagtgtttcagcctggactgctttttcaatgaggcacaatacacaAATATTTAAAGCTGACCCCTGGCAACAATAAAATACCAGAAATGTGTACAATATGGGCCCATTAATGGTTGCTGTTTAGCACAAATAGACTTAATTATAACTAATAATATGACAATAATAATGCCATATGGGGggtttaaaatgtttgaatatGATGTGCATCATGGTCATATGATTGTATGGAATGGTTGGTTTATAAGGAAATTAGGCCAACTGGGgctgtgataggaaccagacatcaggcttcacattcataagcattttatgtaataacacgGTTAGGAACGTGATGCCTGAtgtttgagacattgttttgagattttgttttgagttttgagaaagttttgCCCTGTTCTATGTTTCTAATTCAttgtggaggggtacatgcagagtgtggtgaggcaaaatagtccctgagaaaaactttttttttttcagatttatgattattataccatcatcaatattactTATAAcgctcagaagacacgtgtaggttcgcCGGTGGTTTTGGCtagtacataaaatggctatCGACCCCTGGtccccatcaacaccactgtaaagaaatctgagtttgtACGTTTTACATGCCAACTATTACATGCCAAAGcaccctgaatgactctgtttacatgtcaaccACAGACTTATTGATATATGATTTATTTGGAAATTCCCCTTTATGGTGCACACTAGAAAAACGTGGCTATATGGAGTTTTACCACTTCCACTTATGCCACGCCAAATATAAACCAAGCTGTAAACTGACCCCAGTACAGTGCCCACTGGCTGATTAGGAGCTCTGCTGGTAAGTAGGTAACAGCCTTCCATTCACTGGCACTGTGCTCACGTCTAAGGTAACTGCAGGTAAAAACAGCTCTAACAGCTCTGTTCACTTATGGCACTCCTCACTTCTCCTAGAGTAGCTTAGCCAAAAGAGGCCCAGGATTACATGCAAATCATCTGAAATGCAAATATCAAAATAGTAAATGTGTAATAACATGACACTTTGTGTGAGGATCACTCTCAGTGCCTCTTTTGGCTGCTTATTTTAAAGGTCTTGCACAATATTCCTCACGTTTAAGACACAGTGATTGTGCAAAGTCATCAGTGTTGAAATAGTTTACATTCGGACCGGTTTGCCACTATATTACAGCCCTGAAGATTTTATTGTGTgcagtttttttccctctgtagTCTAACAGCCGGTCAGTTCAGTTACTGGGAGGTGGTTTGTTGTCCAGCACTGAGAGCAGATCAGCGTTAGACTTGGGGATAGAGGCACACAAACGCACACTTCTGCCAACACTGGCCCAGCAAAATGGACTCgaaatggtttaaaatgctTATGCCGCTCATGCTGCTGGTCTTCGCTGTTGTAACTCTTCTCCTGCTCACTCTACCTGTGGAGGAGATGAAGGAGCCTCCTAAATACATGGTAAACAACCTCTTGCCTTCATATTCTTTTCATATACAAATTAGAGGTGGGTAGAGTAGCCTTAAATAGAAGAGTAGAGCCGACTGAGGTGGAAGTCTTGGGTCACATCTTGTTTTGATTGTCCTGTTTAAATGGGCTTCGCGTGCTGAGCTGAATCATCTGTTGAAACTCAGTAATCAACGTTCGTCAGGATTAGACTTTAAGTGTAGATTCGAGGCTGAAATCACGGCTACACTGTAAGAATGTAAAACGTTTGAAGGAAAAGAAGCCTTTAAAAGTCTAATGACGAGTTTTCAGCGTCTCAAACCTATAAAAGGATTCCTCACTTAAAATGATAAGGGTTTGATGAACAGCGAGTTTCTTTCAAATTCCTATCATTTTATCGAATTCCTGTATGCTTTGTAATAATGTCATTGTGTTGGGTAAGATTTCATCATGTTAGATTAAATGAATCCCGTTTTTAAACAGGAAATTCCTTGTTCACTCAGAACAGGACATACCACATTATGTAAGGCACAGTATACATTAAACCATTCTCTGCCCAGGACAGTGCACTACGGGAGGCACTCCTAGTGCTGCATACGACTCTCTCTGTTACATGATTAAACGTGAGTCACTCTGGATCCAAACATCTGTCAGGTgctttaaatgtcatttaaaagcaTTCTTATGTTAGTCCACTTAACTCCTCTTAAAACCTCTTATTCTCCttggtatattttggtttgtccctCTGAATTTTGGTGACCAAATcctaaggcaaattattcagtaactgcatgaaatacactcactggtcaccttgctagtaaaaggctggacccccttttgccctcagaactgctttaattcttcgtggcagactttcaacaaggtgttggaaacgttcctcagagattctggttggttatttgagttcctgttgcctttctatcatctggaaccagtctgcccattctcctctgacctctcacatcaacaaggcattttcgtccacacaactgaccgctcactggatatttcctctttttggaccgttctctgtaaaccctagagatggttgagcgtgaaaatcccagcagatcagcagtttctgaaatactcagaccagcccgtctggctcgAACAACCACGCCACAGTCCCTGTGCATTACCAAggcttgtttttctgttttggctTTCTTGTTATTGGTATTCTGCCTGTTTCTGTTTACGGCGTTTGCCTTAAATTTTTGGACTACGTTGCTGATCTCGTGTGTACCGACCCTCCCTGTATTAAACTTTTTACCCTACCCTGCTCTGCGTTCACCTGAACATTCTTCTGCCATTACAATCACATATATtcctatatgcttacaatttactgctgaaagccaaaaatctccgccgctctttgtgttgttttctaaaagtgatgtttccagagcagatcactgaagagacgccgtctgtttatagtttagagcccagatttggggaaaaacggctcgactttcagtagaaaaacaaagttcagcttcttttattataagggtttaaaatgacatcaccgtctattagactggagagaagagctacagcctcacacgacgcccagcttctgaatggagcttatggaatatgacaGTTATGacgaatatgatgaagtgcgttttggagccactggtggttccaaggaCTTTAACAGGCCACTTGTAAAAGAATCTTCACATATCTAACGTTTGGAAAAGTATAAATCCACgaaatgtttacattatgtCACTAAGCATATGGAACTCATTAAGAAGCACTGATTATTAGTGTTGCCCTTTGCCGTCTGTGCTTCGGTGTTAAAACAGTGCCggcatcagtgtgacttttccGCAAATAATAGCTGTTTTGCCAGGTGCGTCGTTTTTTGGCTGGTCATTTTCCAGGCAGCTTTGTAATTAAGGAAGAGAAAAGCTTGCATCTTCTCCAGTGTTTCCAGTAACTACTAAATTGCAAGGTTGTTTTGCCCACATTTTTTCCTGCTGAGGGTTGTATCTCTTTTATTCTTCATGTTATTCTTTGGCCTGCTGAACGTGCTTCCTTCGGATTCGTATGAATTTTCTTCATATGAACCCTTAATGGAGGGAAGGCATGAGGATGAGTCTGGCAGAGGGAGAAAATGGGCTTAAGCTGTGAACAAATAACCATCAAACTGTACTGATAGTGTTGTTTCAGTAGGACAGATCATCATGCGTTTTATTACCATTAAACTATAGTCAGAACATTAAAGGTCTATCGTTATTCTGTAAATGAATTGTACAATAGAACAATTCAGTCTGTTCGGATAAAAACAACAGCGTATCTACATCGTCGTTGAGATTTATGCAGCACAGGAGACACTTACAGCTCTGTTGAAACTTGTTGGACTCCCAGAGAAGTGCAGCTGCTGAGCCTAAATACTCACACGATGCTGTAAACACATCTGCTGTATCACGCTGCTCAGATTGAGAATGCTTTTGGGACATGATTTGGTCTGGGACTAATGGAATGGTCAGTGATGTGCTGTACATTAACTCCACGCTCACTTTCTTAGTACCTAATAAGGGCACGTTCTCACGAGTTGACAGTTAGAGTTAAATGGGAATTCAGCCCATCATTCTCCATTTCTGCACAATCCAGTTGCTGGAATGTAAAGGAAGAGCGGTCTGAGTGGCTTGGCGTGAAATGAAAACCTACAGACTCACATttctttacggtggtggtgatgggaaccagatgttgCAATGTCTCCAAcgcaaatataggcattttatctactatccaaaaccaccagtgaacctgcatttGTCTTCTCAGCTTTTATTTGTAATGATTATGATGGTGAGACAGACATGAATCTGAAAAATTAAGTTACCCTCCACCATTAATGCCTTTCAAAAGAAGAGTTTTtagccaaaaccttctcaaaactaacAGCAAACAACGCCTCAGGTTTCAGGCCTTCTGTTTTACAGCCATTAGaagcttcagacgtctggttcctatcaacactattgtgaacaattctgactctgtgatTGTCTTTAGTTAAACAATAGAACGAGAGGAAATGTGTTTGGCTCATGCTCACGCTCCTCAAGTGtctctattgcttttatacaacagtttaataaataaatgaataaactggccgtgaacgcggcgtttaatatgttttaatgttcagttccttcctcctaattatcgctccttaacgagcagcttgttgctacgtcagagtaacgagctcagcccactcgctgcacagcaggcagttcgttctccagctcctcacactaaattcccaaactgtcgtctccactgagcagcttttcagtcggcagctgtgacagaagaacagctgaacaacctggaatcagccagaaatgaacccaacaccattcgccaaacgtgtctgatctacagagtcggaccaaatcagaccgagccataaaactgagccaatatcaggttcagctcagtttggtcagtttttccagatcagtattaatgttgttttgttccagccggtctgtaaagcttcttacagcccgtttagtttggcgattggtgttgggttcatttctggctgattccaggttgtttagctgttcttctgtcaccgctgccgactgaaaagctgctcagtggcgacgacagtttgggaatttagtgtcgtctcgtcttcagagtcggaccaaatcggctgtcggtcaaatgtgatcttaacagtgtctgttttccgtttgtggcaaagtgagaagtaaaaacgttcaaatggctcctacagctgtcaaactcgttgcttagcaacggcatctcagcgGAGTGGTACAGTGCTGTTATTATGGAGAAATAATAGCAGGGTTAGaacacctctcaaccaatcagctcgcgcaGCCGGAACTAACTGAACAGTCTGAACAGTCCGACTGAACTTGTCGCTGATGTGCTGAGAGTGATCTGCCACCCGAATAATATCAGTGgtctgttctgtggtcagaaaatgaccaATGATTAATGGGGCAGAGAATGGATGAAAATGTGAAGCAACATATGGGCTATAGTCTATAAGTGTGCACCTATTCATTGGAGCTATAAGCCCCCTAACCCGAAAAATGGCACATAAATATGAGAATTGATAACATTACTATGGCATTTTTAAGCTTTCATGCCTATTTGAAAATTCTgagcctaataaagtggacaatcGCTGTGTGCGCTTCTAATATTGTGACAAGCAATCGAGCCAAACGCATCTGCAGCCTGGAACTGGACATTCACAGTGTGCTGTCTGTTTCTTTGGCAGTATGGCATAGTGCTGGACGCAGGCTCCTCCCACACAGCCATGTACATCTACAAATGGCCGGCAGACAAGCAGAACGGCACAGGCGTGGTCACCCAGCACAGCGAGTGCAGTGTCAAAGGTCAGAGACAGTGTAATGTATCTGAGACTTGAAGATTCACTCATCAGCAGTGGTCATTCtggtcagaaaccacacatacacacatatacattatcTAAGCCTCTTCCCTCTTTGACTCACGGGGGCttctggagcctgtcccagcggtcactgAGCGGAAGGTAGGAAACACCCGGACAGGCCGCCTGTCCATTGCAGTGGTCATAAGTCAGAATTTCTAAAGAATTCTCTGAATCTGGATGTAGATCAACAACAATGGCCAAACACCTGATGCACATTTGTGTTTGATGGTAAGATTTGATAAGATTTAGATGAACTAATTTGCTCAGTTACCTGCATTAACAAAACATACCTTGTCACTAAATAACGTAGGTAAAGTTTTCATCGCTGCATTTGTTGCAGTGCTTGGTTTTTATATCTTACTGTaatcttctgtttttttgcctTGGATGCATCATTTGTGTAAACATTGCTCTACAAAACATCATACAAGTCATATTTGTACTAAGCAGCACTGGCGCTGGGATTAATAGACTGTGTTGTGCTCTGCAGGAGGGGGCATCTCAAGCTACGCTGGACAGAAGGGGGCCGCAGGCCGCAGCCTGGAGGCGTGTCTGAAACAAGCCGTGCAGGACATCCCCCAAACCCGCCATCACCTCACCCCTGTGTACCTGGGAGCCACAGCTGGCATGAGGCTTCTGAAGTGTGTTTGTGCTCGTGTCTGCGCAACAGTAGATTCTTTCCCTTGAGAAGCGTGTAAGACCTTTTACTTCTGTTTCAGCATCTCCAGCCCTGAGATGTCAACGCAGGTTCTTCAGGAAGTGGAAGACACGATTAAGTCCTTCCCTTTCTGCTTCCGAGGTGCAACCATACTGAGTGGACAGCAGGAGGGCGTGTACGGCTGGGTCACGGTGAACTATCTCTTAGAAAATTTCATCAAGGTACCCCATTGTGTCCTATTTACTCCATCCATGCTTCTGACACAGTCATTGTGCTTCAACTAAAGACCTACTTCtctttattttacatattaacaacaTAGAGTTGAAATCAGTGtcattagaaacatctaccgtgcgcttccactcactggccactttattagaaacatctaccgtgtgcttccacttactggccgctttattagaaacatctaccttgtgcttccactcactggccactttattagaaacatctaccgtgtgcttccacttactggcctctttattagaaacatctaccttgtgcttccactcactggccacattattagaaacatctaccttgcgcttccactcactggccactttattagaaacatgcaccttgcgcttccactcactggccactttattagaaacatccacctcatgcttccactcactggccactttattagaaacatccacctcatgcttccacttactggccgctttattagaaacatctaccttgcgcttccactcactgaccactttattagaaacactgaccttgtgcttccactcactggccgctttattagaaacatccaccttgcgcttccactcactggccgctttattagaaacatctaccttgcgcttccactcactggccgctttattagaaacactgaccttgtgcttccactcactggccgctttattagaaacatccagcttgcgcttccactcactggccgctttattagaaacatccaccttgcgcttccactcactggacactttattagaaacacctaccttgtgcttccacttactggccgctttattagaaacatccaccttgtgcttccactcactggccactttattagaaacatccaccttgcgcttccactcactggccgctttattagaaacacctaccttgtgcttccacttactggccgctttattagaaacatccaccttgtgcttccactcactggccactttattagaaacatccaccttgtgcttccactcactggccactttattagaaacatccacctcacgcttccactcactggccactttattagaaacatctactgtgcacttccagtcactggccactttattagaaacactgacctcgtgcttccactcactggccgctttattagaaacatccaccttgtgcttccactcactggccgctttattagaaacactgaccttgcgcttccagtcactggccactttattagaaacatctaccttgcgcttccacttactggccactttattagaaacatctactgtgcacttccagtcactggccgctttattagaaacactgacctcgtgcttccactcactggccactttattagaaacactgaccttgtgcttccacttactggccgctttattagaaacatccaccttgtgcttccactcactggccgctttattagaaacatctaccttgcgCTTCCATTCACttgccgctttattagaaacatccaccttgcGCTTccgctcactgaccactttattagaaacatctacctttactttcactcactggccactttattagaaacatttcatttgttcTTTCACTCAGTTGTCAGCCTCAGTGGCTGTAAATGAAGTGTTATATTGCTGGACAGTGTACAGGCCCATCCAGACCatgatgtaaatatttttattggttTAGCACATGTGTATCTATAgtgttcatttaaattttttcctttttcaattTTGCCTCCTTGCTCTTCAGTACAGCTTTGTGGGCCACTGGATGAAaccaggcagacagacagtcggTGCCCTGGACTTAGGAGGGGCGTCTACTCAGATCACTTTTGTAACCCCGGAGAAAGTGGAGGACGAAAACAATAGTATGACTCTGCGTCTCTATGGGCAGGACTATTCTCTGTACACCCACAGCTATCTATGCTATGGTAAAGGAGAATTCCTGCGGCGGCTTCTTGCCCACCTGATCACAGTACGATATCATTGCACTCAGTGATGTTTGCTCTCTATGTGTACATGTATTTGATGCTGGAAATGAGGGAGAAAAAAGCATTTGCAGCAAATCATTGTCTAAGACAGGAACTTTTCCTACTTTTTTGACCGCTCTCTCCCTCCAGTCCTCCAGATCAATAACATATTTCTACCTTTCTGATTTCTGCTAGTCTCAGGGTCCCACAGGTACTGTCTATAATCCGTGCTACCCGTCTGACCACAACGAGACACTGGAGCTGCAGCAGGTGTTTGAGTCGCCCTGCACGAAATCACAGCGGCCTGCGCCTTATGAGCCGCATGCATCAGTGACAATACAGGGCACAGGAGACTACCACCTGTGTGTGGGCAACATATCTGAGATATTCTCCTGGCAGGACTGCCCATTCTCCCAGTGCTCCTTTGACCATGTGTTCCAGCCCAACATCACTGGCAGCTTTATGGTAAGCAGGGGTGGAAATGGGCCTAAACCCTGTTCCTGGAGTAAAAGTAGAGACGGAACAGTGTTCCGGCTCAAATGTTTAACCTTGCATTAGCACACGTTTGTGGTGATCGGATCTCATTCGGATTTCACTTGactgcattaaaagtaaggtgTAAACACCCCAAAGACTCATTGTGAGTGGATTACGATCACCACATTCAGAGATATCAGAGGGATCTTGACCAATCTGGACCGATGAAAGTGTCCAGGCTAAGCTTATATATTCTAATAGTAACAAGAGAAAGGAGTAAGCAAGATTAAATCACAAcaatgtacactgctcaaaaaaataaagggaacacttaaacaacacaatataactccaagtaaatcaaacttctgtgaaatcaaactgtccacttaggaagcaacactgacaatcaatttcacagttgctgtgcaaatggaacagacaacaggtggaaattattggcaattagcaagacacactcaataaaggagtggttctgcaggtgggaccacagaccacttctcagcacctttctgctttctggctgatgttttggtcacttttgaatgttggtggtgctttcacactcgtggtagcaggagacggactctacaaccaacacaagtggctcaggtagtgcagctcatccaggatggcacatcaatgcgagctgtggcaagaaggtttgctgtgtctgtcagcgtagtgtccagaggctggaggcgctaccaggagaccggccagtacaccaggagacgtggaggaggccgtaggagggcaacaacccagcagcaggcccgctacctccgcctttgtgcaaggaggaacaggaggagctccaaaatgacctccagcaggccacaaatgtgcatgtgtggatggtatgagggcccgacgtccacagatggggttgtgctcacagcccaacaccgtgcaggatacttggcatttgccagagaacaccaggattggcaaattcgccactggtgccctgtgatcttcacagatgaaagcaggttcacactgagcacatgtgacagacatgagaGTCtagagatgccgtggagagtgatctgctgcctgcaacatccttcagcatgaccggtttggcagtgggtcagtaatggtgtggggtggcatttctttggagggccgcatagccctccatgtgctcgccagaggtagcctgactgccattaggtacggAGATGaaatcctcagaccccttgtgagaccatatgctggtgtggttggccctgggttcctcctaatgcaggacaatgctacaCCTCATGgtgctggagtgtgtcagcagttcctgcaagatgaaggcattgaagctatggaccggcccgcccgttccccagacctgaatccgattgagcacatctgggacatcatgtctcgctccatccaccaacatcacgttgcaccacagactgtccaggagttggtggatgctttagtccaggtctgggaggagatccctcaggggagaccatccgccacctcatcaggagctgcccaggcgttgtagggaggtcatacaggcacgtggaggccacacacaatactgagcctcattttgacctgttttaaggacatcacatcaaagttggatcagcctgtcgtgtgtttttccactttaattttgtgtgtgactccaaatccaggcctccactggttaataa
It includes:
- the LOC108435468 gene encoding ectonucleoside triphosphate diphosphohydrolase 2, with the translated sequence MDSKWFKMLMPLMLLVFAVVTLLLLTLPVEEMKEPPKYMYGIVLDAGSSHTAMYIYKWPADKQNGTGVVTQHSECSVKGGGISSYAGQKGAAGRSLEACLKQAVQDIPQTRHHLTPVYLGATAGMRLLNISSPEMSTQVLQEVEDTIKSFPFCFRGATILSGQQEGVYGWVTVNYLLENFIKYSFVGHWMKPGRQTVGALDLGGASTQITFVTPEKVEDENNSMTLRLYGQDYSLYTHSYLCYGKGEFLRRLLAHLITSQGPTGTVYNPCYPSDHNETLELQQVFESPCTKSQRPAPYEPHASVTIQGTGDYHLCVGNISEIFSWQDCPFSQCSFDHVFQPNITGSFMAFSVFFFTYSFLQKCVGISISTPELLQQAARTVCNMTTEEMFKRDEEDRSYLKEYCAVTVYIQVLMLRGYHFDEHSLSRVAFQKKAGDASVGWALGYMLSLSNQLPGESVVMRKGMHTAVWIVLLILQICLMVITLIFMALSCWKKVFA